AGCTTAAGCGATAGTATTTGTTTAGTAGAAAATCCAAAAGATGTTTTTTTTATTAATGAATGTAAGGTTTATGATGGTAGATTTTTTGTATTTTCTAAGGTAAATGAATTTTATTTAAAAAAATTAGAAAAGATGATATGTAAATTTAATGCAAAAGAATTAATTTTAGCATATACTCCTAGTGTAAGTACTGATGCATTATGTTTTTATTTAGAAGATTATTATAAGAATTTAAATATTAAAGTTAGCAAGATTGCACAAGGTGTTCCAAATGGTATTAAAATTTCTGATATAGATATTAGTTCTTTAAGTAGTGCTATATTAAATAGGGTTAGTTTTTAATGAAAAAAATTATAAATATTTTTGCATTTACATCAATTATTTGTGTTGTTATTGCTGGTTTTATAACTTACAATTTATTAGATAAATTTATAGATTATAAACACAATAAAATGATAGAAAATATTGCAATATCAGATGGTAAGGAGATAGTAGATAGAATACATTATAATGCAAATAATGCTTATAATAATTTAATTTTAAGTAGAAATGAGATATTAAGTTATATTAAAAAGTATATTAATGATATTAATGCAAAAAAACATAATGCAAAAATTTATGCATTTAATAGTTATGGAATTTATTTAGCACATTATTTAACAGATTATAAAAAGTATAATGCTTTTTTAGAAAAAGATATTAATGGAAAATTTTATATTAAAGATTTATTGCGAAATATTGGCGATGATGGGGTGTATAATGATGAGGTAATAATGTCGTTTAATAATACTAAAAAACATATTGTTACCTATATTAAAAAGGATAAAAATTTAAATATATATTATGGAAGCATTGTTGATTTAGATGAGTTTATAAATAATAATAATTTTCATAAAAATGATAAAACAAATATTAAAATTTTAATTATTATTAGTGTTTTTATTTTTATAATTTTGATAATATTATTAAAAATAATGTATGAAAATAGGATTAAAAAATGAAGTATATATTTAGTATAATAATGTTTGTAGTTTGTGCTTATTCTTCGCCACTTACACCAGATGAAGCATTTAAATTTAGCGTAAATGAAGATACTCAATCATTTAATATAAATTTAAATATATCTAAAGGTGTATATTTATATAAAAGTGAGCTAAAAATAATTAAAAATAATAATGATATTACAAATACTTTTAATTTTCACCAAGTTGATTTTAAAGATAATAATGAAGTATTTTTTAATAATTTAAAATTTGACTTTCCTAAATTTACTATAAAAAATAACGATAATATTAAAATACATTATCAAGCTTGTTCTTTAGATGGCTTATGTTATCAACCATTAGTAACTAATTTTGTATATGAAGATGGTGTAATGGTTTTAAAATATGCAAATAAAGAACTTAGAAAAAATAATGATTTTAATGATTATGAAAATGTTTTATCATCATCATTTTTTATAGCTTTGCTTACATTTTTTGTGTATGGTTTATTATTATCATTAACCCCTTGTACTCTCCCTATGGTGCCTATTATATCAAGTATTTTAGTAAAAAGTAGTGGAAAAAATCCTATTGTTTCTAGTATTGTTTATGTTTTAGGAATGTCTATTAGTTACACTATTATTGGTATTATAGCAGCATCAATAGGTAGTGGCGTTCAATCATTTTTTCAAAACAAATATGTTATCATATCTTTTTCTTTAATATTTATTATATTAGCTTTTTCAATGTTTGGCTTTTATGAGATTAAAATTCCTAGTTTTATAACAAATAAGCTAAATAATAAAATTTCAAAATTAAGCGGTATTTTAGGTATTTTTTTTATGGGTATTTTGAGTGCTTTAATAGTTGGACCTTGTGTGGCTGCACCACTTGCAGGTTTGCTTATTTATATAGCTAAGACAAACGATATTTTATTAGGAGCTAGTACCTTATTTGTAATGAGTATAGGTATGGGGATTCCATTAATAGCTATTGGTTTTGGGTTTAAATTTATTACTGGTGCTTGGATGCAAGAAATAAATAAATTTTTCGCTTTTGTTATGTTAGCACTTGCAATTTTTTTCTTAGATAGAATTTTGTATGAAGAAATTATAAATGTTTTATATGCTATTTTAGGAATTATTTTTGTTATATCATTTAGGCTTTTTGAGAGTACTAAATCTAAATTTAGATTATGTTTTAAAGTAGTATTATTGGCAGTTTTAGCGTTTTGTATTATTTTATTATATAAAACTTTTAATAAACAAGAAATTTCGGTACAAGAGAATTTAAATTTTGAGATAGTAAAGTCTAGCGAAGAATTGATATTAGAGGATAAAAATATTATTTATTTTACGGCTGATTGGTGTGATAATTGTAAAATAATGGCTAAAACTACATTTAAAGATTCAAATATAGTTAACTCTTTTAAAAAATTTAAGTTAATAAAAATTGATTTGACAAACCCAAATGATTTTGAAGATAAAATTTCTAAAAAATATAATATTTTTGGACCTCCAGTTATAACTATAGTTAATAAAGATGGAGTTGTATTAAAACAAATAATTGGATTGGTTGATGCAAAAACTTTATTAAAAGAATTAGAAATTTAAACTATAATTAATTTATTTTTGTATAATATCGGTTTTTATTTTAAGGAGATTTAATGCAAAGAACTTTATCTATCATTAAGCCTGACGCTGTTAAGAAAGGTGTTATAGGTCAAATTTTAAGTCGTTTTGAAGCAAATGGCTTAAGAATTGCAGCTATTAAAAAGCTTTATTTAACAAAAGAACAAGCAGGAGAATTTTACGCAGTTCATAAAGAAAGACCATTTTATAAAGATTTAGTTGAATTTATGACTAGTGGTCCTGTTGTAGTATCTGTTTTAGAAGGCGAAAATGCAGTTGCTAAAAATCGTGAATTAATGGGAGCAACTAATCCAAAAGAAGCAGCTAAGGGAACAATAAGAGCTGATTTTGCTGAAAGTATTGACGCAAACGCAGTTCATGGTAGTGATAGTTTAGAAAATGCTAAAATAGAAATAGAGTTTTTCTTTAATAAACTTGAAATAAATTAAAATGAAAATTGCTTTTAGTAAAATTAATTCGGTAAAATACCCTTTTAAGTTAGATTTTGATAATTTAATATTAGAAGGCTTTTTAAAGAGAAAAGATAATAAAATAGTTACGCTAGACGCAGTTTTAGTAGGCAATGTAATTCATTATTGTGATAGTTGTGCTGCTGAAATTGAGATTGAAATTAACGAAAAAATTAATTTAGATTTAAGCGATGGTGTATTTAAAGATGAAGAAAACGAATTAAGCGACACTATGGAATTTTATGATGGTGAAATAGACTTAATTGAAGTATTAAAAAGCGAATTAGCTTTATATTTAAGCGATTATTTTTATTGTCAAAAATGTAAATAAGGAGAATAACATGGCAGTTCCAAAGAGAAGAGTTAGTAAAACAAGAGCAGCAAAAAGACGCACTCATTACAAAATTGAGCTAGTAAGACCAATTAAAGATAAAGATGGTAGTTGGAAATTACCTCATAGAATTAATCCAACAACTGGCGAATATTAATACTTATGATAAAAATTGCTATTGATGCTATGGGGGGCGACTTTTCGTATACCCCTATAATTGAAGGAGCTATTAGTGCTTTAAGAGAGAAAAGTGATTTTATTGCAATTCTTGTAGGCGATGAGAATTGTATAAGAAAACTTATTCCAGATGATTTATTACATAGAGTTGAATTTGTTAATACACTAGATGTGTTTGAAATGAAAGAAAATTCCACTGATGTATTAAAACGCAAAGATAGCAGTATTTATAAGGCTGTAGAATTAGTAAAGAACGGTGAGGCTAATGCGGTAGTATCAGCTGGACATAGTGGTGCTACTATGAGTTTAGCTACTTTAAAAATAGGTAGAGTTAAAGGTGTTTTAAGACCAGCTATAGCAACACTTATGCCTACTATTAATGGTAGGGTGTTAGTGCTTGATGTAGGTGCTAATGTTGATTGCGAAGAAGAAAATTTATTACAATTTGCAATAATGGGCGAAGCTTATGCAAAAGAAGTAATGAATATAAAAAATCCTAAAATTGCACTGCTTTCAAATGGAGAAGAAGATTGCAAAGGAAACAAACTTACAAAAGACACACATAAATTATTAAGAGAACATTTAAGCAATTTTATAGGCAATGTTGAAGGCGGACATATATTTGCTGGAGAGTGTGATGTAGTAGTTTGCGATGGATTTACTGGAAATATATTATTAAAAACTGCAGAAGGTGCTGTTAGCATTTTTGCTAAGCTATTAAAAGATGAAATAAAAAAGAGAAATGTAGCAAAATTTGGTTATGTGCTTAGCAAAGGTGCATTCAATGCTCTTAAAGAACATTTGGATTATGACCAATATGGAGGAGCACCTTTACTTGGGGTTAATGCTTGTACTATAATAAGTCATGGGAAAAGTAATGCTGAGGCTATTAAAAATGCAATTTTTCAAGCTTTAAAATTTGCTAATTCAAATGTAAATAAAGTGATTGAAGATGAAATTAAAAGCTTGCATTAAAAGTATTGCTTCGTATTTACCAGAAAAAACACTAACAAATAAAGATTTTGAAAGTTTTTTAGATACAAGTGATGAATGGATATTAAAAAGAACAGGAATTAAGCAAAGATATATTGCTAGTGAAACTGAAAACACTAGCGATTTAGCATATAAAGCAGCTATAAAAGCTATACAAAGAGCTAAAATTCAAACTAATGATATAGATTTAATAATAGTAGCTACATTAAGTCCTGATTATTTTACTATGCCATCAACTGCGGTAGTTGTAGCAAATAAACTTGGATTAAAAGGTGTAAGTGCATTTGATATAAGTGCTGCTTGTTCTGGATTTATTTATATGCTTGAGCTTGCTCGTTCTATGGTTGAAAGTGGTGCTAAAAAAAATGTATTAATAATAGGAGCTGAAAAAATATCTTCAATTCTTGATTATACAGATAGAACTACTTGTGTTTTATTTGGAGATGGTGCTGGAGCTTGCGTTGTAAGTGCAAGTGAAGGTAAAGGAATTATAGATATTCATACAGGAAGCGATGGAGAATTTAAAGATTTATTATGCACTAAGCGTTCAAATCAAACAAAACAATTAGAGCCTATTAAACTTGAAATGAAAGGCAATGAAGTATTTAAGGTAGCTGTTAAAACATTATCAGATGATGTGTCGTATTTATTAGATAAAAACAAACTTAAAACAAGTGATATAGATTTATTTATACCGCATCAAGCAAATCTTAGAATTATCTCTTATGTTCAAGAAAAACTTGGCTTAAGTGATGAGCAATGTGTTGTATGTGTTGATAAATTTGGTAATACTTCAGCTGCGTCAATTCCAATAGCTATCAATGAAGCTTACGAACAAGGTCGTTTAACAAATGGCAAATTAATGCTTTTAGACGCATTTGGCGGTGGATTTACTTGGGGTAGTGCTTTAGCTTATTTTGATGGAATTAATTATAAGGAACAATAACCTTATTTGGGTTATTGTATTTTTTTACCTAGTTTAAATCCTAAATTTTCTAAATCATCTTTAATATTTTCATCATATTCACTAAGACTTATATATTTATAATCATCACTTATGTTAAAATCGCAAATGCCATTTAAGGCATTTTTGATTTTTGATACGCAATGATTGCAATTTACATTAAAAATTTCAAATTTATACATAATTACTCCATAATTTACGAACTAGCACCTTTTAATTGCTTTCCATATTTTGGAAATTTAAGTTTCTTAATGGCTGTACTTTCAATTTGTCTTACTCTTTCTCTAGTTATATTTAGTTGAGAGCCTATTTCTTCAAGCGTTCTATCACTTTCATCATCTGTTAATCCGAAACGATATTTTATAACAGTCTTTTCACGTTCATTTAGTTGTTCTAAAACTCCGTTAATTTGTTCTTTTAAATCTTCTTTTAAAATATGTTCTAATGGGCTTATATTGCTTCTATCTTCAACACTATCACCAAATCTTCCATCATCATCACTACCAACAGGTGCATCAAGACTTACAGGCTCTTTTGCTATTTTCATAACTTGTTTAACCTTATCTTCACTCATTCCGATTTCTTTAGCAATTTCTTCTATTGTAGGTTCTTTACCACATTCTTGAACACGCTTTTTGCTAAATTTGTTAATCTTATTAATTGTATCAATCATATGGATTGGAATTCTAATAGTTCTAGCCTGATCAGCTACTGCACGACTAATTGCTTGTCTAATCCACCAAGTTGCATAAGTTGAAAATTTAAATCCTCTTTTATATTCAAATTTATCAACTGCTTTCATAAGCCCGATATTCCCTTCTTGAATAAGGTCAAGAAATGCTAAACCACGATTAGTATAGCGTTTAGCAATACTTACAACTAATCTTAAATTTGATCTAGCCATTTTACCTTTTGCAGTATCACTAATATTTTTACCACGCTTGATTTGTTCTAAAATTTCTTTTAATTTTTCCTTGTCCATATCAAAAGAATTTTCACTAGCTTCTTTTGTTTGGAATAGCTTTTTAATCTCCATATATGTGCTAACCATAGTATTTTCTAAAGCTAATTCCGTGATTTCTTCTTTACTTAAATTAGTAATATTATCTAAAATTTTTTTATGTCTTTCTTTTAATTCATCACTAAACATAGGTAATCTATATTCTAATCTTTTTAATTCTCTATCAA
This genomic stretch from Campylobacter sp. MG1 harbors:
- a CDS encoding recombination protein RecR, whose product is MKHFDNLCKSIGKIQGIGKKTSLKMAYYLCYENKNLLVELMHSLENASKNIQECSVCGCLSENELCDFCVSDSLSDSICLVENPKDVFFINECKVYDGRFFVFSKVNEFYLKKLEKMICKFNAKELILAYTPSVSTDALCFYLEDYYKNLNIKVSKIAQGVPNGIKISDIDISSLSSAILNRVSF
- the dsbD gene encoding protein-disulfide reductase DsbD, whose product is MKYIFSIIMFVVCAYSSPLTPDEAFKFSVNEDTQSFNINLNISKGVYLYKSELKIIKNNNDITNTFNFHQVDFKDNNEVFFNNLKFDFPKFTIKNNDNIKIHYQACSLDGLCYQPLVTNFVYEDGVMVLKYANKELRKNNDFNDYENVLSSSFFIALLTFFVYGLLLSLTPCTLPMVPIISSILVKSSGKNPIVSSIVYVLGMSISYTIIGIIAASIGSGVQSFFQNKYVIISFSLIFIILAFSMFGFYEIKIPSFITNKLNNKISKLSGILGIFFMGILSALIVGPCVAAPLAGLLIYIAKTNDILLGASTLFVMSIGMGIPLIAIGFGFKFITGAWMQEINKFFAFVMLALAIFFLDRILYEEIINVLYAILGIIFVISFRLFESTKSKFRLCFKVVLLAVLAFCIILLYKTFNKQEISVQENLNFEIVKSSEELILEDKNIIYFTADWCDNCKIMAKTTFKDSNIVNSFKKFKLIKIDLTNPNDFEDKISKKYNIFGPPVITIVNKDGVVLKQIIGLVDAKTLLKELEI
- the ndk gene encoding nucleoside-diphosphate kinase, whose amino-acid sequence is MQRTLSIIKPDAVKKGVIGQILSRFEANGLRIAAIKKLYLTKEQAGEFYAVHKERPFYKDLVEFMTSGPVVVSVLEGENAVAKNRELMGATNPKEAAKGTIRADFAESIDANAVHGSDSLENAKIEIEFFFNKLEIN
- the rpmF gene encoding 50S ribosomal protein L32; this encodes MAVPKRRVSKTRAAKRRTHYKIELVRPIKDKDGSWKLPHRINPTTGEY
- the plsX gene encoding phosphate acyltransferase PlsX — its product is MIKIAIDAMGGDFSYTPIIEGAISALREKSDFIAILVGDENCIRKLIPDDLLHRVEFVNTLDVFEMKENSTDVLKRKDSSIYKAVELVKNGEANAVVSAGHSGATMSLATLKIGRVKGVLRPAIATLMPTINGRVLVLDVGANVDCEEENLLQFAIMGEAYAKEVMNIKNPKIALLSNGEEDCKGNKLTKDTHKLLREHLSNFIGNVEGGHIFAGECDVVVCDGFTGNILLKTAEGAVSIFAKLLKDEIKKRNVAKFGYVLSKGAFNALKEHLDYDQYGGAPLLGVNACTIISHGKSNAEAIKNAIFQALKFANSNVNKVIEDEIKSLH
- a CDS encoding beta-ketoacyl-ACP synthase III; the protein is MKLKACIKSIASYLPEKTLTNKDFESFLDTSDEWILKRTGIKQRYIASETENTSDLAYKAAIKAIQRAKIQTNDIDLIIVATLSPDYFTMPSTAVVVANKLGLKGVSAFDISAACSGFIYMLELARSMVESGAKKNVLIIGAEKISSILDYTDRTTCVLFGDGAGACVVSASEGKGIIDIHTGSDGEFKDLLCTKRSNQTKQLEPIKLEMKGNEVFKVAVKTLSDDVSYLLDKNKLKTSDIDLFIPHQANLRIISYVQEKLGLSDEQCVVCVDKFGNTSAASIPIAINEAYEQGRLTNGKLMLLDAFGGGFTWGSALAYFDGINYKEQ
- the rpoD gene encoding RNA polymerase sigma factor RpoD; protein product: MADLDKELTVLFKDNQDDYLTYEMIVKLFTKAPTISNVKTIKNLVKEYNVNLLSSAEIAKMRNLKEAKERAKQREILRENELDGDLSKDYDLNEISRSESPVRMYLREMGQIDLLSKEEEVEISKRIELGEDIIIDAFCSVPYLIDFILDYKDALINRERRVKELFKNFDNEEDEEDDLDSDDLDNEDLDNEDDEENNDKKQAKSIKEDKRAIKVIESFKALEKAKKEWVKSSHKEQLGKDELQNNINIAFKKNILKEKLLALGPTSKLINEIVKSMEAVLKSDVDFDRELKRLEYRLPMFSDELKERHKKILDNITNLSKEEITELALENTMVSTYMEIKKLFQTKEASENSFDMDKEKLKEILEQIKRGKNISDTAKGKMARSNLRLVVSIAKRYTNRGLAFLDLIQEGNIGLMKAVDKFEYKRGFKFSTYATWWIRQAISRAVADQARTIRIPIHMIDTINKINKFSKKRVQECGKEPTIEEIAKEIGMSEDKVKQVMKIAKEPVSLDAPVGSDDDGRFGDSVEDRSNISPLEHILKEDLKEQINGVLEQLNEREKTVIKYRFGLTDDESDRTLEEIGSQLNITRERVRQIESTAIKKLKFPKYGKQLKGASS